The DNA window TTTGAGACAGATCTCCCAGACGCTGCCATCGCTCAGGAAGAGCTCGCAGTCATTGCGGTCGATGGCTGCTGCTGCCTCTGGTCCCAGGTTCTCTGGCGCCGCTGCCAGCCACAGAAAGCTGCAGGTATCGAGCAGGACCTTCACAGACCCCATGCCTCGAGCTCGTCATCGGTCAGGGGAGCGAAGGCGTCGGCTGTCCACGAGACGGGACGCGAGGTGATGGTTCCCACCGTCGGGCGTCGTGGCGTTTCGCGGCCCGACTCGACCGGGACCAGGCGAACCACAGGCTGACGCCCGCGGCAGATGACGATGTCCTCGCCCCGCAAGACGCGTTCTATCAGGCTTGAAAGCTGGGTCTTCGCCTGGTGGGTGGTTACCTCTTCCATGGATTCAGTATGGCACCGTTGACGGACCAGGTCAAGACTTAGTCTATTTAAGAACCAGACGATCTTTGCTGGTGTCGGCTTGTAACCACTACCTGGCCAGTGCCCACAAACCCTGAGCAGGCCCCGGGTCATCTTCGGGAATGCAGACGTCCCGCAGGTTGCCCTCTCGGCCGATGGCGCTATCGCCAACGCAATCGGGTGGAGCTTCCATGGTGC is part of the Pseudomonadota bacterium genome and encodes:
- a CDS encoding type II toxin-antitoxin system prevent-host-death family antitoxin; its protein translation is MEEVTTHQAKTQLSSLIERVLRGEDIVICRGRQPVVRLVPVESGRETPRRPTVGTITSRPVSWTADAFAPLTDDELEAWGL